The sequence TGTAGAGGTCCACACATACCATCAACAGGAGAAGCAGGGGCATTTAAGCTTGTATCCCTTGCAGGTGCTTACTGGAGAGGTAAAGAAGGAAATCCTATGCTCCAGAGAATATACGGAGTTGCTTTTTGGACAGAAAAGGAGCTAAAAAAATACCTGAATATGCTTGAAGAAGCTAAGAAAAGAGACCATAGGAAGCTTGGTAAAGAGCTTGAGCTATTTATGATAACAGATGAAGTCGGTGGTGGACTTGCCCTGTGGCTTCCAAAAGGAGCAATAATCAGAAATGAAATAGAAAATGCATGGAAACAAGAGCACGTAAAAAGAGGATACCAGCTTGTTTATACACCACACGTAGGTAAGGAGCACCTCTGGAAAACAAGCGGACATGTTGATTTTTACAGGGAAAATATGTTCCCTGAGATGCAAATAGAGGAGGAAGGGTATTTCGTAAAACCTATGAACTGCCCATTCCATGTTGAGATATACAAATCTAAACAGCGTTCATACAAAGAACTGCCCCTCAGATTTGCAGAATTGGGAACAGTTTACAGATACGAAAGAAGCGGTGTTTTACATGGACTTATGAGGGTTAGAGGCTTTACACAGGACGATGCCCATATTATATGTAGAGAAGATCAGGTTGAAGAGGAAATTAAAGGTGTTCTTGAGCTGATACTTGATACCCTTAGAAGTTATGGATTTGATGAGTTTCAAGTGTTCCTCTCAACAAGACCTGAAAAATCTGTTGGCGATGACAGAATGTGGGAAGTTGCAACAGACTCTTTAAGGAAAGCCATAGAAAGCGTAGGGCTTACATATGAAATAGATGAAGGAGGTGGAGCTTTCTACGGTCCCAAAATAGACGTAAAAATAAAAGATGCCATCGGTAGAATGTGGCAGTGTTCAACTGTTCAGTTTGATTTTAATTTGCCAGAAAGATTTGATATGTATTATATAGGGGAAGATAACCAGAGACACAGACCATATATGATACACAGGGCTATATTTGGTTCAATTGAAAGATTTATCGGAGTTCTTCTGGAACACTATGCAGGACAACTTCCACTATGGCTTTCTCCTGTTCAGGCAAGGATAATTCCTATTGCTGATGCACATATTCCTTATGCTAAAGAGGTTGAAAAGCAACTTAAAGAAGCAGGCCTTAGAGTTGAAGTTGATGAAAGAAACGAAAGAATGAACAAAAAAATAAGAGATGCAGAGCTTCAAAAAATTCCTTATATGCTGGTAGTCGGAGATAAAGAGGCAGAAAGTAAAACAGTTGCTGTTAGAAC comes from Persephonella sp. and encodes:
- the thrS gene encoding threonine--tRNA ligase, with product MLKLNINRFGEYEFEDGITIKEIIQALEGEGKKIKGAIGGVLNGKIIDVHTPIRESGELRFITKKDPESLELLRHSLAHIMAQALKELYGDENVHLGIGPTTEHGFYYDVEVEGKRLTEEDLPVIEEKMREIINRNCPVERKEIPRDEAIELFEKKKEIYKIDIIKHQIPEGEPISVYTQCDFIDLCRGPHIPSTGEAGAFKLVSLAGAYWRGKEGNPMLQRIYGVAFWTEKELKKYLNMLEEAKKRDHRKLGKELELFMITDEVGGGLALWLPKGAIIRNEIENAWKQEHVKRGYQLVYTPHVGKEHLWKTSGHVDFYRENMFPEMQIEEEGYFVKPMNCPFHVEIYKSKQRSYKELPLRFAELGTVYRYERSGVLHGLMRVRGFTQDDAHIICREDQVEEEIKGVLELILDTLRSYGFDEFQVFLSTRPEKSVGDDRMWEVATDSLRKAIESVGLTYEIDEGGGAFYGPKIDVKIKDAIGRMWQCSTVQFDFNLPERFDMYYIGEDNQRHRPYMIHRAIFGSIERFIGVLLEHYAGQLPLWLSPVQARIIPIADAHIPYAKEVEKQLKEAGLRVEVDERNERMNKKIRDAELQKIPYMLVVGDKEAESKTVAVRTKKKGNIGTMPVEEFIQKAKKIIEEKSLEL